A genomic window from Henningerozyma blattae CBS 6284 chromosome 3, complete genome includes:
- the RLP24 gene encoding ATPase-activating ribosome biosynthesis protein (similar to Saccharomyces cerevisiae RLP24 (YLR009W); ancestral locus Anc_5.233), whose translation MRIYQCHFCSSPVYPGHGIMFVRNDAKEFRFCRSKCHKAFKQRRNPRKLKWTKAFRKAAGKELAVDSTLTFAQRRNVPVRYNRDLVATTLKAMSRIEEIRLKRERAFYKNRMRGNKEKDFLRDKKLVESNPELLKIREIEIARNIQREEEKAQRAEEESEEESEEDMEIDSEEEEEESKQKQKSY comes from the coding sequence ATGAGAATCTACCAATGTCATTTCTGTTCTTCACCAGTATACCCAGGCCATGGTATAATGTTTGTACGTAATGATGCTAAAGAATTTAGATTCTGTCGTTCAAAATGTCACAAAGCCTTTAAACAACGTCGTAACCCACGTAAATTGAAATGGACCAAGGCTTTCAGGAAAGCTGCTGGTAAAGAATTGGCTGTCGACTCTACCTTAACATTTGCACAAAGAAGAAATGTTCCAGTAAGATACAACAGAGATTTAGTTGCTACCACATTAAAGGCTATGTCTAGAATCGAAGAAATTAGATTGAAACGTGAAAGAGCATTCTACAAGAACAGAATGAGAGGtaataaagaaaaggaCTTCCTAAGAGATAAAAAACTGGTTGAAAGTAACCCAgaattattgaagataagagaaattgaaattgctAGAAATATACAAagagaagaagaaaaagcaCAAAGAGCTGAAGAAGAATCCGAAGAAGAATCCGAAGAAGATATGGAAATTGATagtgaagaagaagaagaagaatccaagcaaaaacaaaaatctTATTGA
- the PAM18 gene encoding Pam18p (similar to Saccharomyces cerevisiae PAM18 (YLR008C); ancestral locus Anc_5.232), giving the protein MAAIDQTQQQSQSELVTDLSQLQLPITDEKQPQLPQTSYMQKTFDYLDNHPVVAGMAGFLALYAAAGAYRSISIKLRGGQAATTFLKGGFEPKMNSKEALQILNLREQNLDKKKLKEVHRRIMLANHPDKGGSPYLATKINEAKDLLERRGGLR; this is encoded by the coding sequence ATGGCAGCTATTGATCAAACTCAACAACAATCACAATCTGAATTGGTTACAGATCTAAGCCAACTGCAACTACCTATTACAGATGAAAAACAGCCCCAATTGCCACAGACTAGCTACATGCAGAAAACATTTGATTATCTGGATAACCATCCAGTAGTAGCAGGAATGGCTGGTTTTTTAGCACTATATGCTGCTGCAGGCGCATATCGTAGCATCTCCATTAAACTTCGTGGTGGTCAGGCTGCTACTACTTTTCTAAAGGGTGGATTTGAACCAAAAATGAATTCCAAGGAAGCTTTGCAAATCTTAAATTTACGTGAACAAAATTTggataagaaaaaattaaaagaggTTCATCGTCGGATTATGTTGGCTAATCATCCGGATAAAGGTGGCTCTCCATATTTAGCTACTAAGATTAATGAAGCTAAAGATTTGTTAGAGCGCCGTGGTGGTTTACGATAA
- the NSE1 gene encoding Smc5-Smc6 complex subunit NSE1 (similar to Saccharomyces cerevisiae NSE1 (YLR007W); ancestral locus Anc_5.231) — translation MESPQLSQPSSVPIDADTDALISRHLLRYIMASEGICHENMLLLALYALNLDYSGDCQQEVLARQLQLLTNNINLKLNPLGYKIIQINHPLGKEAVNASIKNSILKLTSKYNISFRSSSKFYVYVNTVDKGVAQLATRFTAKEISYIRWCLEMFCNEGNKINEVGHISNDHAVVKMINEVVLDNNWNRIISYRCGSTELTRQESRKNELENNPSNILTASESEKVLTQMCSYKWFYRTSTGKIGMALRCFAEIQDYLKNIFGLPCCTTCSQVALQGVMCGSDYCITQQENRTVWHPDCFRHQYIHVNQNCPNCNQSLHENGIYIL, via the coding sequence ATGGAGAGCCCTCAATTATCTCAACCATCTTCCGTACCTATCGATGCCGATACTGATGCTCTCATATCCCGCCATTTATTAAGATATATTATGGCCTCAGAAGGCATTTGCCATGAAAATATGCTACTGCTTGCGCTATACGCATTGAACTTAGACTATTCAGGAGATTGCCAACAAGAAGTACTTGCAAGACAATTACAACTTTTAACTAACAATATCAATCTCAAATTAAATCCACTTGGctataaaattattcaaataaatcacCCACTTGGAAAAGAAGCGGTGAATGCCAGCATTAAGAACTCAATTTTGAAACTCACATCTAAATACAACATTAGCTTTCGATCAAGTAGTAAGTTTTATGTGTATGTTAATACAGTTGATAAGGGTGTTGCACAATTGGCCACTAGATTCACAGCAAAGGAAATTTCCTACATTCGTTGGTGTTTAGAGATGTTTTGTAACGaaggaaataaaattaatgaagtAGGCCATATAAGTAATGATCATGCAGTTGTTAAAATGATTAATGAAGTCGTTCTGGATAATAATTGGAATAGAATTATATCATATAGGTGTGGCTCAACTGAATTAACAAGACAGGAATCAAGAAAgaatgaattagaaaataatccATCTAACATTTTAACAGCAAGTGAATCAGAGAAAGTTCTTACACAAATGTGCTCATATAAATGGTTCTATAGAACTTCAACCGGTAAAATTGGTATGGCATTACGTTGTTTTGCTGAGATCCAGGATTActtaaagaatatatttggGCTGCCGTGCTGTACTACATGTAGCCAAGTAGCGCTACAAGGTGTTATGTGTGGATCTGATTATTGCATAACCCAACAAGAGAATCGTACTGTTTGGCATCCAGATTGTTTCCGTCATCAATATATCCACGTTAACCAGAACTGTCCTAACTGCAATCAAAGTTTACATGAAAATGGGATATATATACTGTAG
- the TBLA0C03615 gene encoding uncharacterized protein — MQIYKTVLLNDFNKTLREFIISIKKIQKVYIKKDRSKCKVFGFSRQGTLFKLDPSLLNIDIADIKHEFTKLYLEKFLKFIIIQAPSKSFKRPKKFVDQRFIIYLPKFISSDRLQNKHIDIISLPTTIMFFDDSQLDLLDENYNWRNLKNTTHIDFVQGFLTQFVQVYPFIELTKSWDIRTQQTLEISSLRCFRKKKKLNQCLNSFITQRQALTLIKISINLANALDENVEWKNNCKGDLILFDSLCGNNIIKIKNELKFIKRIETAYGLFFTFLLFLILLRLIFIL; from the coding sequence ATGCAAATTTATAAGACTGTTTTGCTAAACGATTTCAATAAAACTTTAAgagaatttattatttcaataaaaaaaatccaaaaagtttatattaaaaaagatCGCAGCAAATGCAAAGTATTTGGCTTTTCAAGACAAGGAactttattcaaattagaTCCTAGCCTActaaatattgatattgcAGATATCAAACATGAATTTACAAAACTTTATCttgagaaatttttaaagtttattattattcaagcTCCGAgtaaaagttttaaaagaccaaaaaaatttgttgaTCAACGATTCATTATATACTTGccaaaatttatttcaagTGATAGACTACAAAATAAGcatattgatattatatcCTTaccaacaacaattatGTTTTTCGATGATTCCCAATTAGATTTGTTGGATGAGAATTATAATTGGaggaatttaaaaaatacaacCCACATAGATTTTGTTCAAGGATTTTTGACTCAGTTTGTACAGGTTTATCcatttattgaattgaCCAAATCATGGGATATTCGAACCCAACAAACATTAGAAATATCTAGTTTGAGATgctttagaaaaaaaaaaaaattaaatcaatgcTTAAATTCGTTTATCACTCAAAGACAGGCGTTAACCTTGATAAAgatatcaattaatttgGCAAATGCATTAGATGAAAATGTTGAGTGGAAAAACAACTGTAAAGGAGATCTGATCTTATTTGATTCTCTTTGTgggaataatattattaaaattaaaaatgagttaaaatttattaaaagaattgaaacTGCTTATGGCTTGTTTTTTACCTTTTTACTTTTCCTGATTTTACTTAGACttattttcatattataa
- the CMS1 gene encoding Cms1p (similar to Saccharomyces cerevisiae YLR003C; ancestral locus Anc_5.228) has protein sequence MSNPDDLDDGLLYDNDLDYNNNEDAIDISNIDEPTEASKETDKLSKKRERNDGSESESESELEKKHVDNDESKVSKRQKKLKNSKLHQKKQEQLEYDIKQRKDIAKAGGEKIVEFFSTLIRKANPDLSALELGELYFKKEDFLCSAKFEDERNLTNFPKFMDNFSKSPKAIVLSMSNIRVADVTRSLNFGNNSKCIKLFSKNKLKDDISSIEAILGEGAKTKRSKNVKYFIVTPTRMEKLLENTDLFFKGKDKLDIILDASYLDNKKNSILTSENSAILCKVLKTILKNKSSVKVILY, from the coding sequence ATGTCCAATCCCGATGATTTAGACGATGGTTTATTATATGATAATGACCTGGattataacaataatgaagatgCGATAGATATTTCCAACATTGATGAACCAACAGAAGCATCGAAAGAAACTGATAAATTATCCaagaaaagagaaagaaaCGATGGATCAGAATCAGAATCGGAAtcagaattagaaaaaaagcatgtggataatgatgaatctAAAGTGtcaaaaagacaaaaaaaattaaaaaattctaaattacACCAAAAGAAACAAGAACAATTAGAATATGATATTAAGCAAAGAAAAGATATTGCAAAAGCAGGCGGTGAAAAGATTGTCGAATTTTTTAGTACTTTAATTCGTAAAGCTAACCCAGATTTGAGTGCATTGGAATTGGgagaattatattttaaaaaagagGATTTTCTCTGCAGTGCCAAATTCGAAGATGAACgtaatttaacaaattttcCCAAATTTATGGATAACTTTTCCAAATCACCAAAAGCTATTGTTTTATCAATGTCGAATATTAGAGTAGCAGATGTGACGCGTAGTTTGAATTTCGGTAATAATAGCAAGTGtattaaattgttttctaaaaataaactaaaaGATGATATTAGCAGCATTGAAGCCATATTAGGAGAAGGTGCTAAAACTAAGAGATCAAAGAATGTAAAGTATTTTATTGTTACTCCTACAAGAATGGAAAAGTTACTAGAAAATACAGACTTGTTTTTTAAGGGTAAGGACAAATTAGATATTATATTAGATGCCAGTTATctagataataaaaaaaatagcatTTTAACATCTGAAAATAGTGCTATTCTATGTAAAGTATTGAAGACTATCTTGAAGAATAAAAGTTCTGTTAAGGTAATTCtatattaa
- the THI73 gene encoding Thi73p (similar to Saccharomyces cerevisiae THI73 (YLR004C); ancestral locus Anc_5.227), producing the protein MSEKLIEIKNESSSSINKESSKISVISTEYTSSSSSIDINNEDTDVALKFLKENKGLSDVEAGNLKIFTDISETAILHGTHQLDPKILRKVDFVILPFLCVTYLFMFLDKALLNYAAAMGINDYLKDNEFSNLGTIFSAAYIFMEPIVTFLIQRFPLSKVLGTFICLWGAVLACHSACKTYASLMIVRTLLGIFESSSAVGCIAISGMYYTKSEQSARIGYWAIQAGTGYVVGGLISFGFLHYHGTTFLSWQIMFLIVGLATVVFGIIVCVFLPDNVTKAYFLTAEEKIQVLEHIRNNQTGLENKKFKKEQVKELFLKDKLTWPMLIMTVCSQISTGAIGNFSTTITGTFGFDSYESALLQLPIGAITALIIFITTQMLTRWGKITLISISMEVVSIIGCIVMLTMSLDHKIANLFSLYLLYSGSCVITNIYIWNTWNTSGYCKRIFRNASTMVMCALANIIGPQMFRASTAPRYIPAKIALLVTQSVCIPLQFYIGWVCKKENEKRDNEMKESIKVEDKGKVVQTYEFLDLTDIQNRNFRYIY; encoded by the coding sequence atgtcagagaaattgattgaaattaaaaatgagTCTAGCTCGAGcattaataaagaatcaTCTAAAATATCAGTCATTTCAACTGAATATacctcttcttcttcttcaattgatattaataacgAGGATACAGATGTTGCATTGaagtttttaaaagaaaataaggGTTTAAGTGATGTAGAAGCTGgcaatttgaaaatttttacaGATATATCAGAGACAGCTATTTTGCATGGTACACATCAATTAGATCctaaaattttaagaaaagTAGATTTTGTTATATTACCCTTTCTATGTGTCACTTACTTATTTATGTTTCTAGATAAagcattattaaattatgcTGCTGCTATGGGTATTaatgattatttgaaagataatgaattttctaatttaggGACCATCTTTTCTGCtgcatatatttttatggAGCCGATAGTAACTTTTTTGATTCAGAGGTTTCCCTTATCGAAAGTCTTGGGTACATTTATTTGTCTATGGGGAGCTGTTTTAGCATGCCATTCTGCTTGTAAAACATATGCTTCATTAATGATAGTCCGGACCCTCTTAGGTATATTCGAATCTTCGAGTGCTGTTGGTTGTATTGCAATTAGTGGTATGTATTACACTAAATCGGAACAAAGTGCAAGAATTGGCTACTGGGCTATTCAAGCTGGTACTGGTTATGTAGTTGGTGGTTTAATATCTTTCGGTTTCTTACATTACCATGGAACCACATTTTTATCATGGCAAATAAtgtttttaattgttgGTTTAGCTACCGTTGTATTTGGCATTATAGTTTGTGTTTTCTTACCTGACAATGTTACTAAGGCATATTTCTTAACTGCAGAGGAGAAAATTCAAGTATTAGAGcatattagaaataatcAAACCGGtttagaaaacaaaaagtttaaaaagGAGCAggttaaagaattatttttaaaggaTAAACTAACATGGCCAATGTTAATAATGACAGTCTGCTCTCAAATTAGTACAGGTGCTATtggtaatttttcaactaCAATTACTGGAACCTTTGGATTTGATTCTTACGAATCTGCCCTGTTACAGTTGCCTATTGGTGCTATTACCgctttaattatttttattacaacACAGATGTTAACCAGATGGGGGAAAATTACTTTAATATCTATTTCAATGGAAGTTGTCTCAATTATTGGATGTATTGTGATGCTAACTATGTCTTTGGATCACAAGATTGCTAACCTATTTTCGTTGTATTTGTTATATAGTGGTTCGTGTGTAATcacaaatatttatatttggaaTACCTGGAATACTTCTGGTTATTGTAAGAGAATTTTCCGTAACGCCAGCACTATGGTGATGTGTGCCTTAGCAAATATTATAGGCCCACAAATGTTTAGAGCCAGTACTGCTCCAAGATATATTCCAGCTAAAATAGCCCTATTAGTTACTCAAAGTGTTTGCATTCCTCTTCAGTTCTATATCGGTTGGGTGTGTAAGAAGGAAAATGAAAAGAGAGATAATGAAATGAAAGAGAGTATTAAAGTAGAAGACAAGGGTAAGGTTGTTCAAACATATGAATTCTTAGATTTAActgatattcaaaatagaAACTTTAGATACATATACTAG
- the TBLA0C03560 gene encoding uncharacterized protein (similar to Saccharomyces cerevisiae TEN1 (YLR010C); ancestral locus Anc_5.234) — protein sequence MSLIITDLRSLSRIITRQNKRFRLFVQLLDISTKSSKHDYCRNYDYKLTLGNIKELNSTTTTDYTNLGVFCDIQVIEKITYDNGSMPIIGSLLDVRAISVYNESKIGNNDNQFILECLHIRIINGDEIKSLRKFLNTSKGEEFLKQYATSYLNNSNGASK from the coding sequence ATGAGTTTAATCATAACAGATTTAAGAAGCCTAAGCAGGATTATAACAAGGCAAAATAAGAGGTTTAGATTATTTGTTCAGTTACTTGATATTTCAACAAAAAGCTCTAAGCATGACTATTGTCGTAATTACGATTATAAATTAACATTAGGTAATATTAAGGAACTCAATTCTACTACTACAACTGATTATACGAATCTAGGCGTATTTTGCGATATTCaagttattgaaaaaattacatatGATAATGGGTCTATGCCAATCATTGGAAGCTTATTGGACGTTAGAGCTATTAGTGTTTACAATGAATCTAAAATAggaaataatgataatcaATTCATTTTAGAATGTTTACATATTCGAATTATTAATGgagatgaaattaaaagtttaagaaaatttttaaatacttcAAAGGGCGAGgaatttttgaaacaatATGCAACAAGCTACCTTAACAATTCTAATGGAGCGagcaaatga
- the TRM5 gene encoding tRNA (guanine) methyltransferase (similar to Saccharomyces cerevisiae TRM5 (YHR070W); ancestral locus Anc_5.346), whose protein sequence is MINSNFKATIIKNLSKTFESSSIYSKNKLIYKMNYHPPVKRDMKILDRSFFVTKLPLCVIKFPDPKNISLFSKNFKQFILRVPRIPHVIKLSSPKSEEESKSAAACDNSIVSKGVLLTDSINSLNDVPKILSPDAQQFLKDTNAELMPYEYILDYDFWKAEEILRAVLPEEFLDEIPTGFTITGHIAHLNLRKEFKPYDSLIGQVILDKNNKIDCVVDKVSSIATKFRTFPMKVIAGKADNLIVEQKESNCTFRFDFSKVYWNSRLHTEHDRLVTQYFKPNEVVCDVFGGVGPFAVPAGKKEVIVLANDLNPESFKYLKENIILNKVTENVKPFNYDGAEFIKKSPMLLKEWIEQQPDGIIKLPIKHRKKKRRINDDTKSILQEKREIETKNITIPFEINHFVMNLPDSAIDFLGEFNHLYNGFEIPKNLPYIHVHCFEKYDNDETPTMEELYERVHKRILRSMNTTTEILPLASCSFHLVRKVSPTKPMFCVSFKLPRELAE, encoded by the coding sequence AtgataaattcaaattttaaagctactattattaaaaatttatcgAAAACCTTTGAATCAAGCTCAATTTACAGTAAAAATAAgttaatttacaaaatgaattatcatCCGCCAGTTAAGCGTGATATGAAGATTTTAGATAGATCTTTTTTTGTAACAAAATTGCCTCTATGTGTAATTAAATTTCCAGATCCAAAAAACATTAGCTTGTTTtcgaaaaattttaaacaatttatCTTAAGAGTTCCTCGTATTCCCCATGtcattaaattatcatcaCCAAAAtcagaagaagaatctAAAAGTGCAGCGGCTTGTGATAATAGCATAGTTTCAAAGGGGGTTCTATTGACtgattcaattaattctttaaatgatgttccaaaaattttatcacCAGACGCtcaacaatttttaaaagataccAATGCTGAACTAATGCcatatgaatatatattagaTTATGATTTTTGGAAAGCAGAAGAAATCTTAAGGGCTGTCTTACCTGAGGAATTTCTTGATGAAATACCAACTGGTTTTACAATCACTGGTCATATAgctcatttaaatttaagaaaagaatttaaacCATATGATAGCTTAATTGGTCAAGTTAttttagataaaaataataaaattgattgtGTAGTAGATAAGGTGAGTTCAATTGCCACCAAATTTAGAACTTTCCCCATGAAAGTGATTGCTGGTAAAGctgataatttaattgttgaGCAAAAAGAGTCTAACTGTACGTTCCGTTTCGATTTTAGTAAAGTTTATTGGAATTCTAGATTACATACCGAGCATGACAGATTGGTTAcacaatattttaaaccaAATGAAGTTGTATGTGATGTATTTGGAGGTGTGGGGCCATTTGCTGTTCCTGCAGGTAAAAAGGAGGTTATAGTTTTGGCAAATGACTTAAATCCAgaaagttttaaatatttgaaggagaatattattttaaataaagttaCAGAAAATGTTAAACCATTTAATTATGACGGTGcagaatttattaaaaaatcgCCAATGCTGTTAAAGGAATGGATCGAACAACAGCCAGatggtattattaaattaccAATTAAACATCGTAAGAAGAAGAGAAgaattaatgatgatacCAAATCAATTCTACAGGAAAAAAGAGAGATTGAgactaaaaatataacaataCCTTTCGAAATTAATCATTTTGTTATGAATTTACCCGATAGTGCTATTGATTTCTTAGGCGAATTTAATCACTTGTATAATGGATTCGAAATTCCCAAAAATCTACCTTATATTCATGTTCATTGTTTTGAAAAgtatgataatgatgaaacgCCTACTATGGAAGAATTATATGAAAGAGTTCACAAAAGAATTCTTCGATCTATGAATACCACAACTGAAATTTTGCCTTTAGCATCATGTTCCTTCCATCTAGTACGTAAAGTATCTCCAACAAAGCCAATGTTCTGTGTAAGTTTCAAACTTCCAAGAGAGCTTGCCGAATAG